The following DNA comes from Ricinus communis isolate WT05 ecotype wild-type chromosome 10, ASM1957865v1, whole genome shotgun sequence.
ggttgTGGAAGAGCAGAAGAGGAGCTTAGGAGCCTGTGGTTATGGCGAATCCTAGAAGTGAAGAAAGGTGTTATGCGATGAATCAACGACGATCTCGACatggattttctttttgtttgtctATATCGTTCTGAGTTAACAATAAGCTAACATTTTTGATTTGGTGTAGGTGTTAGCTATGGTTGGTTTCTGGGTTCTTCTTGTTTTTAAACTGAAATTGATAGAGGCTTCTTCTTTTTGACAAACAGGCGGTACACCACGTCCGGACCATATACGCCATGTCGTTTATATGGGGCAGcacttaaaaataacatattctGCTTAACCGCTTAACAACGACATGTCGTATGTGAGTTATCCTcttcttttaagtttttttttttttttttttcttttttagttagaATAGAAACACGCAGTAGATCGGTCATCTCTCCTTCAATCagtttcaataaaattttgaactaTATTTCTTGAAGGTAACTTCTCTAATAATCTgtcttttgataattttttatatttatcttgtATCTTTAGATTCTGCTTTTCCCATTTTCGTTTGGTTTTTGGTTATCAAATTGTTCCAACTGGATAAAATTGGGTTTCTGAATTCGCCTACTATCATATTTATAATCTAGGACACGCTATCTCAGTTATTTCATCAAATATTTGGACTGCAACACCAGAAGCGGGTTGGGAATTGGATCTCATTTATGTTAACCTGCATTTTGCTGTGTTTTAGTCATTTGGGTGCACTTGGATTGTGAAATAAACTTGTTTGCCGAGTGTTAGGAAATGCATGATTTCCAagcaaataaattttgatttgaaatGAGAGCTTGAGCCTTCTTGGGTCACCACAGGTTGATGGTTTTGTGTATGTTGTACATGTAAAGCTCACTGACAATTGTGCCAAGAGGGGACTCATTTAAAGATCATTCTGTAGGGCTTGTGTGAATAAGATTATCATTTTTCGACGATTTAATTAGAAGGTTTCTGTTTCAACTGGTTTTGCATTACATTTGTAGAGAAGTAAAGTATATTATTTGGAACAGTTAGCATGTTTCAAACTGTTGTTGTTTGGAAATATGTTGCTTATTCCTGCTCAAGAAGTAACAATTAGCAGATATTTCTGTAACCCTTCATTTGAATTGAGATGGTAAATggtttatgattttttttttttttggtaaaagCTGGTATCTTTGATATTGAAGACCACCAATACCAAAATgggaaatttaaatttttagaaccTTGCAGAATTTAGGAAGAGGTGTTTCAATGGTGTCAGCCTTGCACTAAActgatattatttttcatatctgAACTTTAAAGTGGTTATGTTTTCTGAAAGCAATTCTTTTAGTTAAGCGAAGCACTTCATTGATAACCTTCAGACATATAAAAGAGAATTGAAGCCTTTGGCATTCATAAGTAGCATAGTTCATTAGGTTGTTAGCTTTCATCAATGCTTCAGTATCAACAAAACTGACATTGTTGTTTATTTGTGCAGAGAACTAAAGCCTCACCGAGAAAAGATGCATGGCAATAACTCATTGAGTGGTGAACAGAAGTTTCAAGTCCGGAGGTTGGAGATATCCGACAAAAGCAAAGGTTTTTTAGAGTTATTGCAACAATTAACAGTTTGTGATTCTGTGTCAGACAAGGAATTTGAAGCCCGGTTCCAAGAGATTAGCTCTTATGGTGATGACCATCTTATATGTGTAATTGAAGATGAACAATCTGGGAAGATAATTGCAACTGGGAGTGTGTTTATTGAAAAGAAGTTCATAAGGAATTGCGGGGAAGTCGGGCACATTGAAGATGTTGTGGTCGATTCCACTGCTCGAGGGAAACAGTTGGGAAAGAAGATTATCACCTTCCTGACAGACCATGCTCAATCAATGGGATGCTATAAGGTCATTCTAGATTGCTCTACTGAGAATAAATCATTTTATGAGAAGTGTGGATACAGGCAGAAAGAAATTCAGATGGTGAAGTATTTCAATTGAGAACTGCATCTATCCTTTCAAAATTACCAATATGTATTTGATATCAATTTCTAGTGCAATTGTACAAGGAACAACTGCATGTTGTTGCTTTTGTTGCTTCAAGAATTGTCTTACACTGTTAGAAACCTGAAATTAGAGGATTTGTTGGGCTGCAAAGTGATAGGACTAGGCCAAGCACACAATGGTGGTGAAGatgagaaatttatttatgtgaAAGTAGTCAGAAATGTATGTTTCAAGGAGGGAGTCGGTGTCTTAATAATCTTGCTCAAGGTGTTTCAGATTATctatcttttttcctttctctgcAACTTGTCTGTTCTAACAATAGAGTTTGAACCTTCGCTGGAGATGCACAATTTActtggattttttttaaagatatcactattgtaataattaatttattgattaatatttttaacaaattcatgATATCCACTGACAAAAAGTTATTAATATCCAAACATAAGTAGTTAAGCTAATtgctaaaattgaaataaaatattaaggaAAAATTAAGATGAAATTTAATAGAGtagtataattaatcaattaactaattaagcTAACTGCCAAAATcgaaataaatatagaaaagaaacaacagattaaaaaaatttagctaAAATTAGGAATTAagtattaattagtttttggTTCTGAATGTAATTTTGGAGATGCCTCTGCAATGCGAGAATCATCAAGCAAACAAAACGTACCGTTTCAGTATTTTACCgctttacaaaaataaaataaaataaattataatactcCGGTTCCTCGTCTTCGTTCCATTTTTATCCATAACCATAAGCCCTATATACTCACTGCAAGTGCAGCTCAAAAAGCTCCTCCATTTCTCAATTCTTTCTTATAAGCACTTAACAAATTATGCTGCTTTAATCTTCAAGGTAACcttctgcttcttcttcatcatgtTTTATATTTCCTTGTTATTGGTCTGCAGTAGTTTGCGGGCTTTGTGATATTTGGTCTTTGAATTGTTTTGGTCTGTATGAAGCGTGGATTGAATTGGGTTTTGCATTGTTCTGCTATTTGAAGAGTGTGTATAAATTatgaagttttttttttcttctgtttaTTGAATATGATTAAACTCGATGTCTTGCAATTATTTATGCGCTCTTATggaataattgaaattttcctctgttttattttattaaattcaatttcttgtCGTTCTTTTATGCTGTTAGTAGAAGTCTTATATGGCATTACCTGCATTCCTTCCCAaactctttttgtttttctttttttcttttataattaaattttttattagacagCAAACAAATTCTTGAATGAACAGGGTAGAAAAGTGCTAGCAACTTCTGAGggaaaaaacaaagaattttacttttgctctaaagggttatatttttgcAGGTTTTGGTTGCTAGCATCGGCTTCTCGACTCCCTTCTCGATGTGGCTCGACTTATCCTACTAAACCTCAGAGTTGCATTACTATCGTAATTGAGCATTTCATTTAAGATATCTAAAGATTGTAGAACTCTTTCCTATTCCATTATATTGTATTGTCGGCTTAAGAGCTTTATTACCAAGGAATTTTGTATCATTACTTTAGAGAACCTTTAAGCATACTTGAGAGAACTATTCTGGAGTCTTGAAACTGGTGCAAGGTGGTGGATCGGTGCTGCTGACTTACTTTAGGAAACCAATGTCTTCTCTAATCTTCACACCCTCAGTAGCCCCATCCTCACTTGGGAACAAACAGAAGGTACACACTTTGGTATATCAGAAAAACTTTTCATCAAGTCCGAGCATTTCCATTTTCCATTACAAATGTTCGTGGGCTAGTATGTTAAGTGTATCTAATAAGAATAACTCACGTAGTATCCCTAACAATCAGAAGTTCACTGATGTATCTTTGGGTTGGGATGATCTGGAGGAAGAAAACCCTGAAGATATGGAGTCACCATGGGAAGGTGCAATTATTTACAAGAGAAACCCTTCAGTTTCACACATAGAGTACTGTACAACCTTGGAAAGGCTTGGATTAGGAAAAGTTTCCACTGAGGTTTCAAAATCAAGGGCTTCAGTTATGGGATTGCGTGTTACTAAAGCTGTGAAGGATTTCCCACTTGGAACTCCTGTTCAGATCTCCATTGATGTGACAAGGAAGAAGCAAAAGTTGAGGCTTGATGGAATCATCAAGACCGTCCTCACTCTAACTTGCAACAGGTATTTAGTTTCCCATCCTTCTTTTAGTgctgctatatatatatttttaaatttgacgattgctaaaaaaattagtataggAGGAGTTATCCTGGCTGGATACTTGTAGATTTGTAGTCGTAGGACATCCCGTTAACTTAGCTAAattgtcattttattttatctactTTTGTTTGCCAAAAAAAATGGGGAACTTTATGCTGTTATCTGAATAGAAATAATGGCCTATATCTCATTTTAGTTCGTGTTAACCCTGAAGTTTCATGCTTGAATTTTCATGGCTAGTTAGATGCCACATCAATAAAAAAACTGGTGCGACTTATGCTAATTTGGTTGGAGTTTTCAAGTGTATGGTTATCTATTGAGCTTTTTCCTTGTTAGACTTTCCTCCTGCCGTTTAAGTAAGAATCTGCTTTGTCAGAAGcttaaaagtaaaacaactAAGAAAAAGAGAACATGATAAGGCAAGCGAGACATTTTAATGATGAATCTGTTGCAGGAGCATATATATATTCGTTATCAGAATATTGTAAAATCATGTTACTCGGATATTTTGTCCTTTCTTCaaattgtttattttgaactctgtataaaattatttatggaTACTAAATTGTCTATTTATTGATCTTGTCTtgttgtttttaaaaaaaaagaattgaaaaaaagaatcGAACCTAATTTTGGGttaatattatgttaaaaGGTGTGGTGTGCCGACTGCTGGGAGCATTTACTCCAACTTCTCTCTTTTACTAAGTGAGGAACAAATTGAAGAACCAGAGATTGTCGATATGGGAATGATCTTCGGTGAAGATAAATTTGAGTCTTCTGCAGCAAGTGGCTATGAAGAAGAGgatgacgatgatgcttcaaTTGATTGGGATGATAGGTTTTATTTTCCTCCtgtagaaaaggaaattgatatttcgaagaacataagagaCTTGGTACATATAGAAATTGCAGACAATGCAATATGTGATGCAAGTTGCAAAGGTGTGTGCCTGAATTGTGGTACAAATCTGAACACGAGTAGTTGCAGCTGTAGCaaagagaagaacaaagagaaAGGTTATGGCCCTCTTAAAGATTTAAAGAAACAAATGCAGCCAAAAGGTTAAGCTTAATTGCACATCATGTATACCTATAAACACCTTTTTCCTGTTctgttttatcattttatattttttaatcatatttcatcattttcttttgcttagCTGTAAGTGAAGAAGATTATTGGAATAGGGTTTTATCCTACTTTGATATTGCTCTTTGAATGTTCTGGACAAGAATCTGCAGTGCTTGTATTTGAATTGAGCAGACCATAATA
Coding sequences within:
- the LOC8267163 gene encoding large ribosomal RNA subunit accumulation protein YCED homolog 1, chloroplastic isoform X2, producing the protein MSSLIFTPSVAPSSLGNKQKKFTDVSLGWDDLEEENPEDMESPWEGAIIYKRNPSVSHIEYCTTLERLGLGKVSTEVSKSRASVMGLRVTKAVKDFPLGTPVQISIDVTRKKQKLRLDGIIKTVLTLTCNRCGVPTAGSIYSNFSLLLSEEQIEEPEIVDMGMIFGEDKFESSAASGYEEEDDDDASIDWDDRFYFPPVEKEIDISKNIRDLVHIEIADNAICDASCKGVCLNCGTNLNTSSCSCSKEKNKEKGYGPLKDLKKQMQPKG
- the LOC8267163 gene encoding large ribosomal RNA subunit accumulation protein YCED homolog 1, chloroplastic isoform X1, with product MSSLIFTPSVAPSSLGNKQKVHTLVYQKNFSSSPSISIFHYKCSWASMLSVSNKNNSRSIPNNQKFTDVSLGWDDLEEENPEDMESPWEGAIIYKRNPSVSHIEYCTTLERLGLGKVSTEVSKSRASVMGLRVTKAVKDFPLGTPVQISIDVTRKKQKLRLDGIIKTVLTLTCNRCGVPTAGSIYSNFSLLLSEEQIEEPEIVDMGMIFGEDKFESSAASGYEEEDDDDASIDWDDRFYFPPVEKEIDISKNIRDLVHIEIADNAICDASCKGVCLNCGTNLNTSSCSCSKEKNKEKGYGPLKDLKKQMQPKG
- the LOC8267162 gene encoding glucosamine 6-phosphate N-acetyltransferase — translated: MHGNNSLSGEQKFQVRRLEISDKSKGFLELLQQLTVCDSVSDKEFEARFQEISSYGDDHLICVIEDEQSGKIIATGSVFIEKKFIRNCGEVGHIEDVVVDSTARGKQLGKKIITFLTDHAQSMGCYKVILDCSTENKSFYEKCGYRQKEIQMVKYFN